The Coccidioides posadasii str. Silveira chromosome 5, complete sequence genome has a segment encoding these proteins:
- a CDS encoding uncharacterized protein (EggNog:ENOG410PU6K~COG:S~TransMembrane:2 (i97-117o133-150i)~BUSCO:12339at33183), whose translation MLPRTLSLRASLHPFARLLRRDPSSSCRVFQRHSSGKRDVLASAKPVPTPKGSAALRLKPASPPSTRSDERFRKFNFQISQASGPVEIFKAPSHRSYILGAVSVATFCYLYAGYNFYTTSIDPLMQVAKWQEYTFAGICVVMAAMGTVFLRRGGNLIASITASRPQRQQTQLSIKVRRMVPFLRQREIIATPDQISFSRQLVVPHSQMSEEGRAAAQKRWESERAVSQMAFFKAPLKKTSQAFWKFFVNSRRLFTQEHFAYVKIKGQTADFRLDILGTFSSELLLLQKVALQSAL comes from the coding sequence ATGCTTCCCCGGACTCTCTCGCTGCGTGCTAGCCTTCACCCTTTCGCTCGCCTATTACGGAGGGACCCTTCCTCTAGCTGCAGGGTATTCCAAAGGcattcatctggtaaacgGGATGTCCTTGCGTCTGCGAAGCCTGTCCCAACCCCTAAAGGGTCCGCCGCACTCCGATTGAAACCCGCATCCCCACCCTCGACACGATCCGATGAGCGATTCCGCAAGTTCAACTTCCAAATATCCCAGGCCTCCGGCCCTGTAGAGATTTTCAAAGCTCCTTCCCACCGCAGCTACATACTCGGAGCAGTGTCTGTCGCAACGTTTTGCTATTTGTATGCCGGTTACAACTTTTACACAACCTCCATCGATCCCCTTATGCAGGTTGCCAAATGGCAGGAATATACATTTGCTGGCATATGCGTAGTCATGGCGGCTATGGGCACCGTCTTCTTGCGGCGGGGAGGTAACCTTATTGCTTCAATCACGGCGTCACGACCACAGCGACAGCAGACCCAGCTCTCGATAAAAGTGCGCAGGATGGTTCCGTTTCTCAGGCAGCGAGAAATCATTGCGACGCCGGACCAGATTTCCTTCTCACGTCAGCTGGTCGTGCCTCATTCCCAAATGAGTGAAGAGGGCCGTGCTGCAGCTCAGAAGCGGTGGGAGTCCGAGCGCGCAGTTTCGCAGATGGCCTTTTTCAAGGCTCCGCTAAAGAAGACGAGCCAAGCTTTTTGGAAGTTCTTCGTGAATTCGAGGAGGTTGTTTACTCAAGAACATTTTGCATACGTAAAGATTAAAGGACAAACGGCGGATTTTAGACTGGACATATTGGGGACCTTCTCCTCAGAATTGCTTCTTTTGCAAAAAGTTGCGCTACAAAGTGCTTTATAA
- a CDS encoding uncharacterized protein (EggNog:ENOG410PHFB~COG:S~TransMembrane:8 (i174-191o197-214i221-243o249-268i280-300o326-349i393-415o421-439i)~BUSCO:5415at33183), whose translation MEETTSNMSEPASVPRGKPDPDVGDEHAVVESADTVQAMLKRRADVRKSSNSNELTRTSSSSSGSSNSYQEDWEPFPPLDKLTVLDLLSNLALPQKLEKWQNTLTAQKEKVKRQQEKFKSTSLQAKERVVGEWRKRVPNSDEQLEKYRRRMKDSVERLGARWNDTATVTAREKLSFIAGVLNIFISGYLIGAYPTYFHYWFTLQILYFMPIRFYTYHKKGYHYFLADLCYFVNLLTVLSVWVFPRSKRLFLSTYCLAYGNNAVAIAMWRNSMVFHSLDKVTSLFIHIMPPVTLHCIVHLTPPGTLLKRFPAAYNIKFSAPGSPEHYSLGAMMLWASIPYAVWQLSYHFLITVRRREKIAAGRPTSFTWLRKSYAKTWIGKFVLSLPEALQEPAFMLIQYTYALLTLTPCPLWFWYRWASGTFLFVVFSWSIYNGATYYIDVFGKRFQNELEQLKKDVSKWQPSSDGTITPDGNGSMPKSLDDLVVGMPDNAGKAASDVSSRLEGQLAATQEDASALTTVDAKS comes from the exons ATGGAAGAAACAACCTCCAACATGTCGGAGCCAGCTTCCGTTCCTAGAGGCAAACCCGACCCCGACGTTGGTGACGAGCATGCGGTGGTGGAGTCGGCAGATACTGTCCAGGCAATGTTGAAACGCCGTGCTGACGTGCGCAAGTCGTCCAATTCAAATGAGCTTACGCGAACTTCGTCGTCTTCGTCGGGGAGCAGCAATTCTTATCAAGAGGATTGGGAGCCGTTTCCTCCTCTGGACAAGCTTACGGTGCTCGACCTCCTCAGTAATCTGGCTCTTCCTCAGAAGCTCGAGAAATGGCAGAATACCCTGACGGCACAGAAGGAAAAGGTGAAGAGACAGCAAGAGAAGTTCAAATCTACGAGCCTGCAGGCGAAGGAGAGGGTGGTTGGCGAATGGCGGAAGAGAGTCCCGAATTCAGACGAGCAGCTGGAGAAATATCGAAGACGAATGAAGGACTCCGTTGAACGACTCGGCGCCCGATGGAATGACACCGCAACGGTGACCGCTCGCGAGAAACTCTCGTTCATCGCCGGTGTCCTCAACATCTTTATCAGCGGATACCTCATCGGAGCGTATCCAACCTATTTCCATTACTGGTTCACTCTCCAAATCCTTTATTTCATGCCGATCCGCTTCTATACCTACCACAAGAAGGGATATCATTATTTCTTGGCCGATCTCTGCTACTTTGTCAATCTTTTGACGGTCCTGAGTGTGTGGGTGTTTCCACGATCCAAGCGGCTATTCCTGAGCACGTACTGTCTGGCCTATGGTAACAACGCAGTCGCAATCGCGATGTGGAGGAACTCTATGGTATTTCATAGCCTGGACAAAGTCACAAG TCTGTTTATCCACATCATGCCTCCCGTGACCCTCCACTGTATAGTTCACCTGACACCACCTGGCACGCTGCTGAAACGGTTTCCCGCCGCGTATAATATCAAATTCAGCGCACCGGGCTCGCCAGAACACTACTCTCTTGGGGCCATGATGCTCTGGGCTTCCATTCCCTACGCAGTGTGGCAGCTGTCGTACCATTTTCTCATTACAGTGCGACGGCGAGAGAAGATTGCCGCCGGCCGGCCAACTAGCTTTACATGGTTACGCAAATCATACGCCAAAACATGGATCGGGAAGTTTGTTCTCAGCTTACCTGAAGCCCTACAAGAGCCAGCATTCATGCTGATTCAATATACTTATGCTCTTCTAACTTTGACCCCTTGTCCGCTGTGGTTTTGGTATCGCTGGGCTAGTGGGACGTTCCTGTTCGTCGTGTTTTCGTGGAGTATCTACAACGGAGCGACATATTATATTGATGTTTTCGGTAAGCGATTCCAGAATGAACTGGAGCAGCTCAAGAAAGATGTCAGCAAATGGCAACCATCCAGCGACGGGACAATCACTCCTGATGGGAATGGTAGCATGCCTAAGAGTCTCGATGATTTAGTTGTGGGGATGCCGGATAATGCAGGTAAAGCGGCTTCCGATGTATCGTCTAGGCTGGAAGGGCAGCTGGCTGCTACCCAAGAGGACGCAAGTGCGTTGACGACGGTGGATGCAAAGTCATGA
- a CDS encoding uncharacterized protein (EggNog:ENOG410PW7A~COG:S), with product MNPNPKGQDLRDVWDDLSQGQRQKIILQLKSYIVELRSIKGTFIDSVDGTYCEDPVFCAELGGFSPYKTEAEFNEGLIRAMNLSQQNTRVDHVTRLVRALPKHEIVLTHADFSPRNILIRGDKVVAILDWEMAGFYPAYWEYIKAMYHPDWQSGWIKDGAVEKNYDLTTLSMRFCYTCRKSSSDRKYRYYCLFNGLKINFIWKISNITQYKKDKNKNKRKTDREAPKTVHRAMSPASSRHKFHCLRFTPIITRHAMYRAPHHISDNLNLTTDRPRFHTHYRLLDYELDENIIRLQALSP from the coding sequence ATGAATCCAAATCCCAAAGGCCAGGACCTCCGAGACGTCTGGGATGACTTAAGTCAGGGCCAACGACAGAAAATCATACTACAATTGAAGTCTTATATAGTAGAGCTACGCTCGATCAAGGGCACCTTCATCGATTCTGTTGACGGCACGTATTGCGAAGACCCGGTCTTCTGCGCTGAGCTTGGCGGGTTTAGTCCTTATAAAACTGAAGCGGAATTCAACGAAGGCCTCATCAGAGCGATGAACCTTTCACAACAAAACACCAGGGTCGACCATGTGACCAGGCTCGTCAGGGCGTTACCCAAGCATGAGATCGTGCTCACCCACGCCGATTTTTCTCCCCGAAACATACTCATTCGCGGCGACAAGGTCGTTGCCATCTTGGATTGGGAAATGGCGGGCTTTTATCCTGCGTATTGGGAATAtatcaaagcaatgtacCATCCTGACTGGCAAAGCGGATGGATCAAAGACGGCGCAGTCGAGAAGAACTACGACCTTACCACCTTGAGCATGCGGTTCTGCTACACATGCAGGAAATCGTCTTCTGACCGGAAATACCGTTATTATTGCCTATTCAACGGACTGAAGATCAATTTCATTTGGAAGATATCAAATATAACGCAATacaaaaaagacaaaaacaaaaacaaaaggaaaacagACAGAGAAGCACCGAAAACAGTCCACCGCGCAATGTCTCCTGCCTCGTCACGTCACAAATTCCATTGCCTTCGCTTTACCCCCATTATCACCCGACACGCAATGTACCGCGCCCCTCACCATATCTCTGACAACCTTAACCTCACCACCGACCGGCCTCGATTCCACACGCATTATCGTCTTCTTGACTATGAGTTAGACGAAAACATTATTCGGCTTCAGGCGCTTTCCCCCTGA
- the SMC1 gene encoding Structural maintenance of chromosomes protein 1 (EggNog:ENOG410PH43~COG:D~BUSCO:518at33183) gives MGKLIRLELFNFKSYKGHHTLLFGDAYFTSIIGPNGSGKSNSMDAISFVLGIKSSHLRSTHLRDLVYRGRVLRHSKINDDGSATKDAEEPEVDGTQHDGVADEPAERSDPKTAWVMAVYEDDAGEEQYWKRSITSQGVSEYRINSRVVTAQQYNEALEAENILIRARNFLVFQGDVESIASQSPRDLTRLIEQISGSLEYKAEYERLKQEQEEASENLNYQLNRRRGINSEIKQYQEQKREADNYARKAEERDEAIVTHILWKLFHFQRLIQESSVEIQKHQDELKEFRRGVEKYERKLEDAKKNHAQVGRDVSKVEKSIKLKEREIEDTANSLVPVDEKIEITTKKIARYTSRIAEIAKESESQSATVKQLEKDLKIVEKAQSQCERELQQAASIKGVKLSDADLQEYNKLKEEVSKRSSATQIKLDNMKRQKKTDSETVNSLKSNFESSEWQAKNLQSDINNILERKSSILETIELTSKDIDQKKKELNNLTSERLRAAQMRTELEEKLQVALKKLLEADNGRQQSEKELRTKEMISTLKRIFPGVKGRISELCQPKQKKYAEAVSTVLGRHFDAIVVDNEKTAKECIQHLRDQRAGQATFIPLETIQVKALNSNLKGLHRGMRPAIETVDYDNSVSRAIIYACGNAIVCDDLDTAKYLCYERGIEAKAVTLDGTVIHKGGLMTGGRGPSQKHSKRWEDTEVSNLHKLKDKLMSDLSNLPKSHRKGAEEETLQGQLAGLEQRLAYARDELQALERNLQSKSSELDHAKRQVKSVQPRYREKLNSLEELDRSIEELQESVSAVEDEIYRKFCSRLRYKNIREYELQQGALQQEAAQKKLEFATQRSKIENQLSFEKQRLQATEDRIKGLQSQESRDQDMIEELQGERETIQNRRDELEAELDLLKEKYEEQKALFAQSAEHLNEQRREATKRSKNVEGTLKAISALESDMQRHSSDRYALLRRCKLEDIDIPLEKDSAKLDQLPIDDLVQTDRDAMEVDEDITTGTTRPPAVQDYGIEVDFSSLGDTLKEQSDDKLEDELQDRVRTLNSELDKMAPNMRAMERLEGTENKLRSIEKDFDEARKRARRARDDFEDVMQKRSELFNKAFSHISEQIEPIYRDLTKTESYPMGGKAYLDIEDSEEPYLDGIKYHAMPPLKRFRDMEHLSGGEKTMAALALLFAIHSYQPSPFFVLDEVDAALDNTNVARIANYIRDHAAPGMQFIVISLKTGLFQNSEALVGIYRDQGANSSKTLTLDLRKYR, from the exons ATGGGGAAGTTAATTCGCCTAGAGCTTTTCA ATTTCAAGTCCTACAAGGGCCACCATACCCTTCTTTTCGGCGATGCCTATTTTACTTCCATCATTGGGCCGAATGGCTCCGGAAAATCAAATTC AATGGATGCTATCTCCTTTGTCCTGGGAATCAAATCGTCGCATCTCCGTTCGACGCACCTTCGTGACCTCGTTTACCGGGGCCGCGTTTTGCGCCACTCGAAAATAAACGACGATGGCTCGGCAACAAAGGACGCGGAAGAACCCGAAGTAGACGGGACGCAACATGACGGTGTGGCCGACGAACCGGCCGAAAGGAGCGATCCCAAGACCGCCTGGGTCATGGCTGTCTACGAAGATGACGCCGGCGAAGAACAATACTGGAAACGCTCCATCACGAGCCAAGGCGTGAGCGAATATCGTATCAACAGCCGTGTTGTGACAGCACAGCAATACAATGAAGCCCTGGAAGCCGAAAACATCCTTATCAGAGCCCGCAACTTCCTCGTCTTTCAGGGTGACGTTGAATCCATCGCGTCCCAGTCTCCAAGGGACTTGACTCGATTAATAGAGCAGATCTCAGGAAGTCTTGAATACAAAGCCGAATATGAGAGGTTGAAACAAGAACAGGAGGAAGCTTCGGAAAACCTGAATTACCAGTTGAACCGACGTAGAGGGATTAACTCTGAAATTAAGCAGTACCAGGAACAGAAGAGAGAAGCCGATAATTATGCCAGAAAAGCCGAAGAGCGCGATGAGGCTATTGTAACGCACATCTTGTGGAAACTTTTTCATTTCCAGCGTCTAATCCAGGAGTCAAGCGTCGAAATACAAAAGCATCAAGATGAATTGAAGGAATTCAGACGCGGCGTGGAAAAGTACGAGCGGAAATTGGAAGACGCCAAAAAGAACCATGCTCAAGTTGGGAGAGACGTATCCAAAGTCGAGAAGTctatcaaactgaaagagagagaaattgaGGATACCGCGAACTCCCTGGTCCCTGTCGACGAAAAGATCGAGATTACCACGAAAAAAATTGCGAGATACACCTCTAGGATTGCGGAAATCGCCAAAGAATCCGAATCTCAGTCGGCAACCGTGAAGCAGCTTGAAAAGGACCTCAAGATTGTAGAAAAGGCTCAGTCTCAGTGTGAGAGAGAGTTACAGCAGGCTGCAAGCATCAAGGGAGTGAAATTGAGTGATGCTGACCTTCAGGAGTACAATAAGCTCAAGGAAGAAGTTAGCAAACGCTCATCTGCGACACAGATCAAGCTCGACAACATGAAACGCCAGAAAAAGACCGATTCCGAGACTGTTAACAGCTTAAAAAGCAACTTTGAGAGTTCTGAGTGGCAAGCCAAGAACCTTCAATCCGATATAAACAATATTCTGGAGCGTAAAAGTAGCATACTTGAGACCATCGAGCTTACCAGCAAGGATATCgatcagaaaaagaaggagcTGAACAACCTCACCTCAGAGCGTCTGAGAGCGGCACAGATGCGAACAGAACTCGAAGAAAAGCTTCAAGTTGCTCTCAAGAAGTTATTGGAAGCCGACAATGGCCGTCAACAAAGTGAAAAGGAATTACGTACCAAGGAAATGATCTCAACTTTGAAACGTATCTTTCCTGGCGTCAAAGGCCGCATCAGCGAGCTATGTCAGCCCAAGCAGAAGAAGTATGCGGAGGCAGTGAGCACCGTGTTGGGCCGCCATTTTGATGCTATTGTTGTCGACAATGAGAAGACTGCAAAAGAATGTATTCAGCACCTTCGTGACCAGAGGGCTGGGCAGGCAACTTTCATTCCACTGGAGACCATCCAGGTCAAGGCGCTTAATTCAAACCTTAAAGGGCTACATCGGGGAATGCGCCCCGCGATTGAGACCGTTGATTACGACAACTCTGTGTCTAGAGCAATAATCTACGCCTGCGGAAATGCTATTGTATGTGATGATTTGGACACTGCAAAGTATCTGTGCTATGAACGGGGTATAGAGGCAAAAGCCGTGACGCTAGATGGTACAGTGATTCACAAGGGTGGTCTCATGACAGGTGGTCGCGGTCCATCGCAGAAGCATTCTAAGCGCTGGGAAGATACTGAAGTTTCAAACCTGCACAAGCTAAAGGACAAACTCATGAGCGACCTGAGCAATCTTCCAAAATCACACCGCAAAGGAGCCGAGGAAGAGACTCTCCAAGGCCAGCTTGCCGGCTTAGAGCAACGCCTTGCGTACGCGCGTGATGAACTACAAGCCCTTGAGAGGAATTTACAAAGCAAGTCAAGCGAGCTGGACCACGCCAAACGTCAAGTAAAGAGCGTCCAGCCTAGATATCGGGAGAAATTGAATTCGCTCGAGGAGCTCGACAGATCTATCGAGGAACTTCAAGAGTCTGTTAGTGCTGTCGAAGATGAGATTTATCGGAAGTTCTGTAGCCGTTTGAGATATAAAAATATCCGTGAATACGAGCTGCAGCAAGGCGCTCTTCAACAAGAAGCCGCGCAAAAGAAGCTCGAATTCGCAACTCAACGGAGCAAGATTGAGAACCAGCTGAGCTTTGAAAAGCAGCGACTTCAGGCAACTGAAGACCGGATAAAGGGCCTTCAATCGCAAGAAAGCCGTGATCAGGATATGATCGAAGAGCTTCAGGGCGAGAGAGAAACAATTCAAAATCGTCGTGATGAGCTAGAGGCAGAACTAGATCTTCTCAAAGAAAAATATGAAGAGCAGAAAGCTCTCTTTGCCCAATCAGCGGAGCACCTGAATGAGCAGAGACGTGAAGCTACAAAGAGAAGCAAGAACGTCGAAGGTACTCTTAAGGCCATCAGCGCTTTGGAGAGCGATATGCAGCGACACTCATCGGATAGATACGCACTACTTCGACGATGCAAATTGGAGGATATTGACATTCCCTTGGAAAAGGATTCCGCCAAGTTGGACCAGCTTCCTATCGATGATCTTGTTCAGACGGACCGCGATGCAATGGAGGTTGACGAAGATATTACAACAGGCACTACGCGACCTCCAGCTGTGCAGGACTACGGTATAGAGGTAGATTTTAGCAGCCTTGGAGATACATTAAAGGAA CAATCTGATGATAAACTCGAAGACGAACTGCAAGACCGAGTTCGGACCCTCAATAGCGAACTAGACAAAATGGCGCCAAACATGCGTGCCATGGAGCGCCTCGAAGGCACAGAAAACAAACTTCGCAGCATTGAGAAAGACTTTGACGAGGCCCGTAAACGAGCTCGTCGAGCCAGAGATGACTTTGAAGACGTAATGCAGAAGCGTTCAGAGCTTTTCAATAAGGCGTTTTCGCACATTTCTGAACAGATCGAGCCTATTTACCGCGACCTAACCAAGACTGAAAGTTATCCCATGGGAGGTAAAGC ATACCTTGACATCGAAGACTCCGAGGAGCCCTACCTCGATGGCATCAAATACCATGCTATGCCCCCGCTCAAGCGCTTTCGAGATATGGAGCATCTTTCCGGCGGAGAGAAAACTATGGCGGCGCTCGCCCTTTTATTTGCCATCCATTCTTACCAGCCCTCGCCCTTTTTCGTTCTTGACGAAGTCGATGCTGCTCTAGACAATACCAACGTGGCCCGCATCGCGAATTATATTCGCGACCATGCAGCTCCGGGCATGCAGTTTATCGTTATCAGTTTGAAGACGGGTTTGTTCCAGAATAGCGAGGCATTGGTGGGCATTTACAGGGATCAGGGTGCGAATAGTAGTAAGACGCTGACTTTAGAC CTTCGAAAATATCGCTGA
- a CDS encoding uncharacterized protein (EggNog:ENOG410PRBC), which yields MNSRTPEWNFSFPDVLSRHVFGLKCRFPQDLPEVINPRPASFYPTDKPWVLRNLTTREFVSAQAIALKPEYVRGPFIDILGFGSVIIARTFRTTHYTLPTVCDDLERGTRCRGAWVGHRLEIVPLDSTHMDGSWKDVSNEVAKEIAEICEATFGEEWRNKLISHKF from the coding sequence ATGAACTCGCGTACACCTGAGTGGAATTTCAGTTTCCCGGATGTCTTGTCGAGGCATGTTTTTGGCTTGAAGTGTCGTTTCCCACAGGATCTACCCGAGGTAATAAATCCCAGACCTGCATCATTTTATCCGACCGATAAGCCGTGGGTTCTGCGGAATTTAACCACTCGCGAGTTTGTTTCTGCGCAAGCCATTGCACTGAAGCCGGAATACGTTCGAGGCCCGTTCATTGACATATTGGGATTTGGCAGTGTAATCATTGCTCGGACTTTCCGTACAACTCATTATACCTTACCTACAGTATGCGATGACCTTGAGAGGGGCACTCGCTGTCGAGGTGCTTGGGTAGGACACAGGTTGGAGATCGTGCCTTTAGATTCCACCCACATGGACGGCTCCTGGAAGGACGTAAGCAATGAGGTAGCGAAGGAGATTGCAGAGATATGCGAGGCTACGTTTGGAGAAGAGTGGCGCAATAAGCTGATCTCGCACAAATTCTAA
- a CDS encoding uncharacterized protein (EggNog:ENOG410Q5MD) yields MHPAFGNGRKQRPHLLPSASLEGLEKFVHPSQPWPVDQSDSWKYKPLPELPRRSSSEYSRSEKNLEHTPNTYLRNASSSRSRDASRRYYRGLYHQESRARHRTPESNRREQSQQASIGHRGRWIIRQTSSPVLSHEPLWADPNSYAATEWFWMPEVPEHGEGVIFQHANVSVPEVPTIVPPPSPKTIDSIDPSLIPRPLGVETALEETGTKLKEQSSVVTIANPDHDICLCHSPHPRHNRVVSISRVAKVRLAEEKLSESEESVDIVFPPEDEDVQDATAPTSPEDEKEEGVKRDKAEDDDRRSVRSASQTLTRLYSFSSSTSCGPVVEREEAGSSDTSNMERSRGPFQSSHLSRSSSLPSPSLHPRHPARKKQPAIPPTDYQKFGPEAWLRDKSKSKATARPKPKLRDNDNHKNKDRDEDKNQDRVGQRRRISNLPRFIRRFLPKAFSSEPFADPPSQAQRRQPLRQPQQQRQQQQPPRPPPPPLPPSIARPQVRPQSPASYNPFTTPWTPPSTRPYISQYRPRSHRSRSIRSSKPTPEEWGPLKAPISGSSWRTSFNNTSQEKLGSAGPERAKRKSKLKEKDPLFAPDQVQERIVMMRPGPVQIRDENGHKAVSAGGSNTRSVDGLIVVMVSYLWGDYRLPLRERWGLVDKDVGIIYNLIVS; encoded by the exons ATGCATCCAGCTTTCGGGAACGGGCGCAAACAACGACCGCATCTACTCCCTTCTGCATCGCTCGAGGGCCTGGAGAAATTTGTGCATCCGTCGCAGCCGTGGCCGGTGGACCAGAGTGACTCCTGGAAATATAAGCCTTTGCCCGAGCTGCCACGCCGGTCGTCAAGCGAATACAGCCGATCCGAAAAAAATCTTGAACACACTCCAAACACCTATCTCCGGAACGCATCCTCGTCGCGGAGTCGTGATGCGTCCAGGCGATACTATCGAGGTCTGTATCATCAAGAAAGCCGTGCGCGTCACCGCACACCTGAATCAAATCGCAGAGAGCAATCCCAACAAGCATCGATCGGCCACCGGGGACGGTGGATAATTCGTCAAACTTCGTCTCCAGTGCTCTCCCATGAACCTCTATGGGCGGACCCGAACTCCTACGCGGCGACAGAATGGTTCTGGATGCCCGAAGTCCCCGAGCACGGAGAGGGGGTAATTTTCCAGCACGCGAATGTCAGTGTCCCTGAAGTCCCGACAATCGTCCCTCCGCCGTCGCCAAAAACGATCGATTCAATCGATCCTTCGCTTATTCCCCGGCCTCTCGGGGTCGAAACAGCCCTGGAGGAGACTGGGACAAAGCTCAAGGAGCAGTCATCCGTCGTGACAATCGCCAATCCTGATCATGACATTTGTCTTTGCCATTCGCCTCACCCGCGACACAATAGAGTGGTGTCGATATCTCGCGTTGCGAAAGTCAGGTTGGCAGAGGAGAAGCTGTCGGAATCTGAAGAATCAGTGGACATTGTCTTCCCAcccgaagatgaagatgtgCAAGACGCAACGGCCCCTACAAGCCCTGAAGACGAAAAGGAAGAAGGGGTCAAGCGAGACAAGGCTGAAGACGACGATAGGAGGTCAGTTCGATCTGCGAGCCAAACCCTCACTAGACTTTACTCCTTCTCCTCCAGCACCAGTTGCGGACCCGTCGTTGAGAGGGAAGAAGCAGGGAGTTCTGATACATCGAATATGGAGCGTAGTAGAGGGCCGTTCCAGTCCTCGCACCTCTCCCGGTCTTCCTCACTTCCGTCACCATCTTTGCACCCCCGGCACCCGGCTCGAAAAAAGCAACCTGCCATCCCACCAACCGACTATCAAAAATTCGGGCCGGAAGCCTGGTTGAGAGACAAATCCAAATCCAAGGCTACGGCTAGGCCCAAACCTAAGCTTAGAGACAATGACAATCATAAAAATAAGGATAGGGATGAAGACAAAAACCAAGATAGAGTCGGCCAAAGGCGACGTATCAGTAATCTACCACGTTTTATCCGAAGATTCCTCCCCAAGGCGTTCTCTTCTGAGCCTTTCGCCGATCCTCCATCACAGGCGCAACGGAGACAGCCGCTAAGACAGCCACAACAACAaagacaacaacaacaaccgCCACGTCCTCCTCCACCGCCTCTTCCGCCATCTATAGCACGACCACAGGTACGCCCCCAGTCTCCCGCCAGTTACAACCCATTCACGACACCCTGGACTCCGCCGTCCACGCGCCCTTATATATCCCAATATCGCCCACGAAGCCATAGGTCCCGCTCGATCCGGAGCTCCAAACCTACACCGGAAGAATGGGGTCCGCTCAAGGCTCCTATCAGCGGAAGCAGCTGGCGAACAAGCTTCAACAATACATCGCAAGAGAAGTTAGGATCTGCAGGGCCTGAACGGGCTAAAAGAAAATCCAAGCTAAAAGAGAAAGACCCGCTATTTGCGCCAGACCAGGTCCAAGAGAGGATCGTCATGATGCGACCGGGGCCGGTGCAGATTCGAGATGAGAATGGG CACAAGGCTGTAAGTGCTGGCGGGAGCAACACTCGCTCCGTGGACGGCTTGATAGTGGTCATGGTTTCGTATCTTTGGGGGGATTACAGGCTCCCGCTGCGCGAGAGATGGGGATTAGTTGACAAAGACGTGGGAATTATATACAATCTGATCGTGTCCTGA
- a CDS encoding uncharacterized protein (EggNog:ENOG410PKDX~COG:L~BUSCO:10157at33183), translating into MLTSLQQPDPGQAALPGGKADSTSETPFETARREAHEEIGLPNIDQSFPPPFHVEHLCELPANLARTELVVRPCVALLHSYDEVTGEDADPEEAFMPQLDAKEVAAVFTAPFHNFLKMHDEPRGEEGEQLPGSPEDWYEGSWTNWNTTWWRMHHFFVPITNQTVTKPRRKSQEQDAAIAQLEEDEISMGLERYRVFGMTARILVDAARVAYGEDPEFEHNSHFGDEDMIGRLKRLGRFSSVKNPDDPLTQEVFEKASKLS; encoded by the exons ATGCTAACGTCCCTGCAACAACCAGATCCCGGCCAGGCCGCACTCCCGGGCGGCAAAGCCGATTCTACCTCGGAAACGCCCTTCGAAACCGCAAGACGAGAAGCCCATGAAGAGATTGGCCTGCCGAACATCGACCAGAGCTTCCCACCTCCCTTCCACGTCGAGCATCTCTGCGAGCTACCCGCAAACCTCGCCAGAACAGAGCTCGTCGTCCGACCATGTGTCGCGCTGCTACACTCCTACGACGAAGTTACGGGTGAAGATGCAGATCCTGAAGAGGCGTTCATGCCCCAGCTAGACGCGAAAGAAGTGGCGGCGGTATTCACGGCGCCGTTCCATAACTTTTTAAAGATGCACGACGAGCCGCGGGGAGAGGAGGGTGAGCAGCTGCCCGGTTCTCCAGAAGACTGGTACGAAGGGAGCTGGACGAATTGGAATACCACATGGTGGAGGA TGCACCATTTCTTCGTCCCAATAACAAATCAGACCGTCACGAAGCCCCGACGGAAGAGTCAAGAGCAAGATGCCGCCATTGCCCaactagaagaagacgagATCTCCATGGGTCTTGAGAGATACCGAGTCTTTGGCATGACGGCCCGGATCCTGGTCGACGCAGCCAGGGTGGCCTACGGCGAAGATCCCGAATTCGAGCATAACAGCCATTTCGGTGACGAAGACATGATCGGACGACTGAAACGCCTTGGTAGATTCAGCAGCGTTAAAAACCCCGATGACCCCCTAACGCAAGAGGTCTTCGAAAAGGCTTCTAAGCTCTCCTAA